One stretch of Mycobacteriales bacterium DNA includes these proteins:
- a CDS encoding helix-turn-helix domain-containing protein: protein MRELSVAEQRYEAVRAVIADGETVKDVAARFGVSRKTVHVWLSRYEAGGLQ, encoded by the coding sequence ATGAGGGAGTTGTCTGTGGCGGAGCAGCGGTATGAGGCTGTGCGGGCGGTGATCGCCGACGGCGAGACGGTGAAGGATGTCGCGGCCCGGTTCGGGGTGTCGCGCAAGACGGTGCATGTGTGGCTGTCGCGGTATGAGGCTGGCGGTCTGCAG